In one Curtobacterium citreum genomic region, the following are encoded:
- a CDS encoding OsmC family peroxiredoxin, which produces MPTRTARTAWNGGLNDGSGQVELSSSKVGTYDVSFPKRAADEAGGTTSPEELIAAAHSACYAMQFSAILGEAGGTVEALDVKADVSLGPDSAGGFKLTGIVLTVNGEVSGIDEAAFLKAADEAKATCPVSKALTGVDIELKATFEQ; this is translated from the coding sequence ATGCCCACGCGCACCGCACGCACCGCCTGGAACGGCGGCCTGAACGACGGCTCCGGTCAGGTCGAGCTCTCCAGCTCCAAGGTCGGCACCTACGACGTCTCCTTCCCGAAGCGCGCCGCGGACGAGGCCGGTGGCACCACCAGCCCCGAGGAGCTCATCGCCGCAGCGCACTCCGCCTGCTACGCGATGCAGTTCTCCGCGATCCTCGGCGAGGCCGGCGGCACCGTCGAGGCCCTCGACGTCAAGGCCGACGTCTCGCTCGGCCCGGACAGCGCCGGCGGCTTCAAGCTCACCGGCATCGTCCTGACCGTCAACGGCGAGGTCTCCGGCATCGACGAGGCCGCCTTCCTCAAGGCCGCCGACGAGGCCAAGGCGACCTGCCCGGTCAGCAAGGCGCTCACCGGCGTCGACATCGAGCTCAAGGCGACCTTCGAGCAGTAG
- a CDS encoding DUF2795 domain-containing protein, producing MAAPNPIQVQKYLSGIDYPASKDDIVSKAEQEGADGDVLEALRGIPDGDYDAPTAVSKAVSDAG from the coding sequence ATGGCAGCACCGAACCCGATCCAGGTCCAGAAGTACCTCAGCGGCATCGACTACCCGGCCTCGAAGGACGACATCGTCTCGAAGGCCGAGCAGGAGGGTGCCGACGGCGACGTGCTCGAGGCGCTGCGGGGCATCCCGGACGGCGACTACGACGCCCCCACCGCGGTGTCGAAGGCCGTCTCGGACGCGGGCTGA
- a CDS encoding threonine/serine exporter family protein, producing the protein MAEQFLPGVPRPPRPPRPRVRKLAQHDIRDARARLRGTIYEDVTPDTRSREQYSPVQIVDFCLDLAEVMLASGADTRSVETAVVAVSTKWNLAPLDLDFSGSSVTIQYAPTEHPPLVKVRTVQSDGSDLDRLARANQIVDDLVHGERDMTSAVSALVAVLRLAPRWPSWLADVGLSVLGTSIAMQAGGGWRAGLGAFVLMLGIILSGRWLTGRGFPQFFVSGAQAAVASALGTLAIFGDVLTPTGAATMVAALVVLLLPHVSLVTWAQDAISGFRAMAVARAFYIVLVIAAIVVGVPAGIAVLHWLSIEVDPSGIVLRPLPLWASLSLTVVSAAANCFVQQASARVIPVAVVFSVAAGAFLWELRHLGMPLLGATFVASVLLGVLSTIAAARMRTAVAAIAVPAFCGALLPGVAVSNALLNFMSGSSGAALDFVAAVSVALGIGAGLVLGGLVATPGARRALRRARRVTVHSVHNDTTAIPVLRDTGYDPGNGSVPRGSRPR; encoded by the coding sequence ATGGCCGAGCAGTTCCTCCCCGGTGTCCCACGGCCCCCGCGTCCGCCGCGGCCCCGCGTGCGCAAGCTCGCCCAGCACGACATCCGCGACGCGCGCGCCCGGCTGCGCGGCACCATCTACGAGGACGTGACGCCGGACACGCGCTCTCGCGAGCAGTACTCGCCGGTCCAGATCGTCGACTTCTGCCTCGACCTGGCCGAGGTGATGCTCGCGTCGGGGGCCGACACGCGCAGCGTGGAGACCGCCGTCGTCGCGGTGTCGACGAAGTGGAACCTCGCACCCCTCGACCTCGACTTCTCCGGCAGCTCGGTGACGATCCAGTACGCGCCGACCGAACACCCGCCCCTGGTGAAGGTGCGGACCGTGCAGTCGGACGGCTCCGACCTCGACCGACTGGCCCGCGCCAACCAGATCGTGGACGACCTCGTGCACGGCGAGCGGGACATGACCTCGGCGGTGAGCGCCCTCGTCGCGGTGCTCCGCCTGGCGCCGCGGTGGCCGTCGTGGTTGGCGGACGTCGGTCTGTCGGTCCTCGGGACCTCGATCGCGATGCAGGCGGGCGGTGGGTGGCGAGCTGGCCTCGGCGCCTTCGTCCTGATGCTCGGGATCATCCTGTCCGGTCGCTGGCTGACCGGCCGGGGCTTCCCGCAGTTCTTCGTCTCCGGTGCCCAGGCGGCCGTCGCCTCGGCCCTCGGCACCCTCGCGATCTTCGGCGACGTGCTCACCCCGACGGGGGCAGCCACCATGGTCGCCGCGCTCGTCGTGCTGCTCCTGCCGCACGTGTCGCTCGTCACCTGGGCGCAGGACGCCATCTCCGGCTTCCGGGCGATGGCCGTCGCCCGGGCGTTCTACATCGTGCTCGTCATCGCCGCGATCGTCGTCGGGGTGCCGGCCGGCATCGCGGTGCTGCACTGGCTGAGCATCGAGGTCGACCCGTCCGGGATCGTGCTCCGACCGCTGCCGCTCTGGGCGTCCCTGTCCTTGACGGTGGTGTCCGCGGCGGCGAACTGCTTCGTGCAGCAGGCCAGCGCGCGGGTGATCCCCGTCGCGGTGGTGTTCTCGGTCGCCGCCGGGGCGTTCCTGTGGGAACTCCGGCACCTCGGGATGCCGCTCCTCGGCGCCACGTTCGTCGCGTCGGTGCTGCTCGGCGTCCTGTCCACGATCGCGGCGGCCAGGATGCGCACAGCGGTGGCGGCGATCGCCGTGCCGGCGTTCTGCGGGGCGCTGCTGCCCGGTGTCGCGGTGTCGAATGCGCTGCTCAACTTCATGTCCGGCTCGTCCGGGGCCGCGCTCGACTTCGTGGCGGCGGTGTCGGTCGCGCTCGGGATCGGCGCGGGCCTGGTGCTCGGCGGACTCGTGGCGACCCCGGGAGCACGGCGTGCACTGCGGCGGGCCCGACGGGTGACCGTGCACTCGGTCCACAACGACACGACGGCGATCCCGGTCCTGCGGGACACCGGGTACGACCCCGGCAACGGGAGCGTGCCGCGGGGGTCGCGGCCGCGCTGA
- a CDS encoding TetR/AcrR family transcriptional regulator, whose translation MLEHTSADTQAAAAAAATLHLRITIVGATVDLLRDVPFHEAHVGLVAERLDISVAELRQHFPSWDGLVLAALDRWNGARMDEVTREVGDGSTVDLLRAIVASNAEDPALMRLLVALLSVAGNPAHPMATYLRSRYQLFYSQIKRGLEHDVAVGRAPHTMDPRRGAEQLIALYEGLQLQALLRAELDLAAAFDRAVARLERGWMERYEPAAAQRFSAWSDGGSWEI comes from the coding sequence ATGCTCGAACACACCAGTGCGGACACGCAGGCGGCTGCCGCTGCGGCCGCGACCCTGCACCTGCGGATCACGATCGTGGGTGCGACCGTCGACCTGCTCCGCGACGTCCCCTTCCACGAGGCGCACGTCGGGCTCGTCGCCGAGCGCCTCGACATCTCGGTCGCGGAGCTCCGACAGCACTTCCCGTCGTGGGACGGTCTCGTGCTCGCGGCGCTGGACCGCTGGAACGGCGCCCGCATGGACGAGGTCACGCGCGAGGTCGGCGACGGCTCGACGGTGGACCTGCTCCGCGCGATCGTCGCCTCGAACGCCGAGGACCCCGCGCTCATGCGACTCCTCGTCGCCCTGCTCTCCGTCGCGGGCAACCCCGCCCACCCGATGGCGACCTACCTGCGGTCCCGCTACCAGCTCTTCTACTCGCAGATCAAGCGGGGCCTGGAGCACGACGTCGCCGTGGGTCGGGCGCCGCACACGATGGACCCGCGTCGCGGAGCCGAGCAGCTGATCGCCCTGTACGAGGGACTGCAGCTCCAGGCGCTCCTCCGCGCCGAACTCGACCTGGCGGCGGCGTTCGACCGGGCCGTCGCGCGGCTCGAGCGTGGCTGGATGGAGCGGTACGAGCCGGCGGCGGCGCAGCGCTTCTCGGCGTGGAGCGACGGCGGCAGCTGGGAGATCTGA